The stretch of DNA TAGTTTCATTAAATAATGTCATCTAAAATCttaacacaacacaacaataATCTAAGAGTGAAGCAATATGcccttttatatattatataaggatatatctttgaccaaaaaattaaTAACGATGCCTAATGTGAAGGATAAGTTTCTGACAAATTGATAAACTGACACCACAGTAAAAACAAACCCAGATAATGCCACtacatttaaacttaaaataagtaaTTATCATATTAATATTAAGTCATTTTATTGCACAAAGAGATACACAATATCAAAAAGCACATCTGTAACAACATCTGTATTTATGTACATTCATTATACCTGTGACCATGGCGAGAGCTGCGATGCAGGAGAAGGCTGAGATGTCTATGTTCATGCTCTGCAGGTTGGAGGAAAACTCCACAATGGCATCAATCCATTCACCGAAGCCACGCACACACTGTAGCCTGTGCAGCACCACGCTGTTGCAGAAGATCAGCTTACCTTCCATTGGGTTGGACCTGCAATTTGATGCACAGGCAACCACTTATTACTTACACTTATTACACTATTTGCAATTAGGATTTGGCTACTATGTGCAATCCCTTTACATAACATGCAAGATGTAGATGTAGTTGGTGCCGGACAACATGTTTGGTGCTATTAAGGTGAACAATAAGGTGGACAATCACATGGATGCAagacaaaacaatacaaacatgCAAAGCCATGGAGGCATTGTGGATTTGCTACTATACAATGTGGTGTAATGAGCACAGGCTGATATACACAGTTATTTTAAAAGTGTGCCATACAACAGTCTTTATTAATAATGAGAAGTCTGCTTGAATAAAACTTAAAGCAGTGAGGCTAAAAGTCCCCCTACTAAGTCTTACCTGTAGGCCAGGCGCAAGACAAACAGCTCCAGAAATGCAGATTCGAACAGAAGGTCCTGGTCCTGCTTGGGGAGGTCCGTAAAGCCAGGAATCTTCTGTGCCCAGGCCCGGATGATGTCCATGGAGCCCGTCAGAAGGTCGTAGAACTGCTGGATGTGTTGCGTGTCATCTCCGCTCAGCTGGTAGTCAGGGCTGGCATGGAACTGGgatatttaatttaaacacagCCTTAATGAGCTCCTCTAAAATATATCACCCGTGAAATTGCAAAGCCCATTTCTAGGAGGGGGGaatgcttttttttctccctctttccatTTAACTCGTGTCTGTATTTTATTGAGTCCCTCTGATTCGAAAGCAATTTAGAGAGTGAAAATATGCTGCCTCTTAACATATTTAAAGTTTATCATCAAACATATTGCCAGGTCTAACTCAACACTGCTCACACCGGAAAAGTGACAAGCAGTGGATATTAATCTAACTGTTAAATCAGTGGTTCATGAAGTAAAAGTCAAAAAACTCTACTCACCCTGGAGTAGTCCAGGCTGGACATGGTGGGGTTAGAATCCACATGGGCCCTGACCAGCGCACTGAGGAGACTGACTGGTGGTGGGGCAGGAGTGGGCTCCTGGGGGCTTTTGGGTTTGGAGGGCAGACGGCCTCTTCGGCCCTTCAGACTGGCAGTCCGAACAACTGTGGAACAAAAGAAGAACATTAAGTGGTGTTTTACTGCAGGAACTGGAGTAGTTTGTAAGTTGAAAAAGTCCAACTGCACATTTTTGATCCCTCTTAGTCTGAACTCAACTGTCAATTTCAACATTTACTTATGGCTAATAAATCTTCACCATGATTTGAAAATGAAGTTGAATAATCAGGACCAAAAACTCATATTTACCTTCTTTGACCATCCCGACAACAAGGCACTTCTGGAAGCGGCAGTACTGGCACCGGTTTCTCCGACGCTTATCCACAGGACAATTTTTGTTCGCCAAACACACATATTTTGCATTCTTCTGCACAGTGCGCTGCATTGAGAAAGGAAAGAAGACAAAGGGTTTTAGATGATAACAGAATAAAACTCAAGTTAGGTGGTCTAATAAAATTAGTTAATTACTGAGAAGAAACTGGTTACATTTAAGGGCAAAAGAAGATGCTTTTCAGCAAAGCTACTTACTAGTTTAAATACAACTAAAactaatataataatcatatgcACAATCTAAGAACTAAAAAACTGTTTTTGGACTGAGGAGAAATAAAGAATCTATTTTTTCTTGGGATTCAGTAGCACTGaccacactactactactattactactagtaataataataaaataataataataataataataataataatttaaaaataaatattttaacaataataaacaataggAAACAAACAAATTCGTATTTAGCTATTATCACTTTTAAATTTACTTAATGGCTGAGAcctgaaaacaataaataagtaaggaaaaaaaatatataatttttttattttgttaattagtGCTGATATTCTGGAATGAAAGCCTCAGTAATTAATGTGTAGgtcaaataaattaaaagtagTCAAACAGGCGCGCGCCATGCAAACAACCATTACCCCCCTCCCCCTTTATATTTCCACTCGCTTAATAATTATCAGGTAATTAACCGCAATTTAACagtaattatcattattataaaacgtcacccccacccccctttacacacacgcacgcgcgcgcacacCAGCTGATCATCATATCAGCTCAACCACCCTCCCATTAAAGacttattattacaattatttttttttttgtttaataataatgatcataaaatacataaaaacaaaaaataaaaatactaaagtTAATAATAACCACCCCCACACTTTGCTGCTTTCTCACAATCGCGCGGGCTCttgcacaaacaaacacacacacaaacacacacaaacacacaccttgaAGAAGCCTTTGCAGCCCTCGCACGTGCGGACCCCGTAGTGCTGGCACGCGGCATTGTCCCCGCACACGGCGCACATGCCCTCGTTGGACGGCGAGCCGCGCGACGGCGGCGACGGGATCTGCGCGTCCAGCAGCTGATGCGCGTGTGCGTGCGCGTGGTGGCCTGCCAGCGGGAGCGCGTGCGGGAAGGCCACGGCCGCCTGCTTCCTGAGCGCGCCGGGCATGGCAAAGCCCGGTGCCCCGTGCGGAGACGGCCCCGAGGGCTCGTGGCTCATGGCCACGTGCAGCGGGCCGTCGAAGCGCATCTGACAGCTCGAGACGGTGGGCGTGCCGGGCGGAGACTGCTTGAAGGAGAAGAGCGAGAGCCTGGAGACCGGGTTGTGCTTGCGCTGCTCTAGCACGTAGCTGTGGTGGAAGGCGTGCAGGGGGCCCGCCGGGTCCTCCCACGCGGGAGCGGCCTGTAGCTGGAAGCCCGGGGTGCTGGGCGCGTGTGCGTGGGgtgaggaggacgaggaggaagaggaggaggatgaagaggaggaggaagaggatgagggtGGTTTGAAGTAGACGGAGCCCGAGTGGGTCACCATTATCTCCTCTGGCTGAGGACCCAGGTGGCCCTGGTGTGGGTGGTgtgggtgagggtggtggtggtggtggtgatggtgggggTAACCGTGCAGGGTTACGTCCTCCACCTTGATGGACGAGGGGTCGCCCGAGTGGGGCAGCTGGTACAGGCAGGGTGGCTTAACGTCGTAGCCCAGGTTCGTGCTGCTGCCACCGGCGCCACCAGTGGTGCCATTGGCAGCGTTGTAGCTGTCCACAAACGTGCTGAAGCTGGGCAGTGACGTGGTGGCCGCCGTGATTTCAGTGTTGGTCAGGTCCATGCTGAACTTTACAAATTCGGGGGTGAGGAAGTCACAGCTGTACTCGCTGCTCCCCGGGCAGCTGTAGCTCTGGGACGCCGGACTGGCGCCCTGCGGAGAGGAGCCGTACTGAGCCTGGATGCAGGGCATGGCTGTGTGGTGGACACAAAAGTGGGAAAGCAAAGAGAAAGCACAAGTGTGCACATCAGAAATCATATTCATATTAACATCAGAAAAAATCAGACAGGATTTTAATGTATGTGAAATCTCTAGAGATACTCTATAGAGAGAGACCTGCAGTACTCATTTAAGTCCTAATTAAAGTGTAAtctaatattaaacattattaaacatactTAATCAAACATGCTTAAAACACCTCCAACCTCACAATCATCtaatactgcttttggatatcacACAGGCATGTCTGCACATCTATTTATTTCCATTTACATCCAGCTGGATGTCAATTAAATCACCACTGGAACATTTAGTGTGATTGCTTATAAAATTTTACAGCAATACAATGGTAAATAGACAGCAACATAACAAAAGCAAATCTCACACATAATATATACACCACAAATCATCACCAAAAAGAGCGATACTATCATTATCCTACTGTTGTAACACTCAGCAGAaataacaatataatacaatttacACAGCAGAGCCCACTGCACTGAATTCACACCTACAGTGTTAATTGCGCACCTACAGTCAAATTTACACCCAGTGTTCATTAAAGCCCAGAGTAAATTACCCAGCACAAGCCACAGTCTCTGTGATTGATCTGTGACCTGTgtgaatttacacacacacacacacacacaacactaaaCTATGAATTTTTGGTGAAGCCAAATGTGTTATAGTCCAAAGAACGGGCTGAgaattaatctaatttaaaatgAATCTGCAAACGCTTCAATGATCTTACAATGATATTCTTCTAGTTGTATGTGAGAGATAAGAGATTCTCATCTTCATCTTAGTTGAGAAACATATACAGTTTATTTAATCTTAATGTTCTTCTGACTTCTGCCGGTCCACAACAATATCATCAGTGTCCACATAAAAAAGGTGTATCTTCAAATTAGCAAGGttaaatgagaagaaaaaaaaaatcttcttaacttaataaaaatattttaatccaaGTAATTTTGGATCCGATGGATGATTTAATATGAAGAACAGTTGCTGTGTTAAAATGATTCAGCATACTCAACATCAACAAAAATGTAGATCTATATGTTTGTGTTGTTCTTTGGAGAGCAACACTATGTTTTATGTTCAGTGTGTTCTCCATTAAAGCTGAATAAATGTTAAATGAGTAAATGAGTAGACAGATCTAATTTGAGAACCATTACTAAATAAGAAAatgtgctacaaagggttctttgagtgatgctgTAAAGAATTTTGTATAActattttagttatattttaaaaataactcaTTTGTAAAGCacatgtgagagtgtgagtgtgaggaaCCTTTACACTGTT from Astyanax mexicanus isolate ESR-SI-001 chromosome 11, AstMex3_surface, whole genome shotgun sequence encodes:
- the nr4a2a gene encoding nuclear receptor subfamily 4 group A member 2a produces the protein MPCIQAQYGSSPQGASPASQSYSCPGSSEYSCDFLTPEFVKFSMDLTNTEITAATTSLPSFSTFVDSYNAANGTTGGAGGSSTNLGYDVKPPCLYQLPHSGDPSSIKVEDVTLHGYPHHHHHHHHPHPHHPHQGHLGPQPEEIMVTHSGSVYFKPPSSSSSSSSSSSSSSSSSSPHAHAPSTPGFQLQAAPAWEDPAGPLHAFHHSYVLEQRKHNPVSRLSLFSFKQSPPGTPTVSSCQMRFDGPLHVAMSHEPSGPSPHGAPGFAMPGALRKQAAVAFPHALPLAGHHAHAHAHQLLDAQIPSPPSRGSPSNEGMCAVCGDNAACQHYGVRTCEGCKGFFKRTVQKNAKYVCLANKNCPVDKRRRNRCQYCRFQKCLVVGMVKEVVRTASLKGRRGRLPSKPKSPQEPTPAPPPVSLLSALVRAHVDSNPTMSSLDYSRFHASPDYQLSGDDTQHIQQFYDLLTGSMDIIRAWAQKIPGFTDLPKQDQDLLFESAFLELFVLRLAYRSNPMEGKLIFCNSVVLHRLQCVRGFGEWIDAIVEFSSNLQSMNIDISAFSCIAALAMVTERHGLKEPKKVEELQTKIVNCLKDQLAFPGGGGGGGGSGPVRPAPLSRLLGKLPELRSLCTQGLQRIFYLKLEDLVPPPAIIDKLFLDTLPF